A single Anopheles maculipalpis chromosome 3RL, idAnoMacuDA_375_x, whole genome shotgun sequence DNA region contains:
- the LOC126561903 gene encoding protein downstream neighbor of son homolog — protein MSSNTEGILSNPSQWKRPEDILKMQRLKRKQRALQDRINNHSKAGGAQPSHPGSGSSEDPLVNRFEANPKRKNPFSRNVNPAPKRQKEAHTSELDGGEETIFDLLSKPQTLVVPNLEAPQTKAAVDHRFLPDQYCPVAQSLPAELEEEPPKTSKLAPIHWSIKSKMRIICRTPIPGTNLKTNQEASGLTSFVRCIDTKESSTGLDISPGARFYQATLYWQHPYLPWFTLFPRNARNNHTQTPLDESVRSVLAKEWIISFRNLFQLVRARQCPYFYLCANSFTVLFRAAGIGGRVETHALLTPTTRGMRAALKQEEIEFTMPLKKGAQTAGDNLNRSSESGIGNSSFSNSSEEQSQATSNEETADRSLEGDADEDDDDMDGEQWLESLGVDAAEIRKISDNQSKKQRKHECGADYSDQSLVLIEGPECQAFFNFLLNAKSTIAKVGRLAGIPPTLLAPVSFAGATLRTLQTRSSKIQMDGEEYHSTELQGVILPHILPYVTDLLCESKDNYSLTLATVPSTTALCEASQKLITDSDKENDASAMAGPVFGKENLSDCGLNKRIVENMCRATKDSVFDTERLLYSQEAGGFSWS, from the exons ATGAGCTCCAACACCGAAGGTATCTTATCGAACCCATCACAATGGAAGCGTCCGgaagatattttgaaaatgcaaCGGCTCAAACGCAAACAACGAGCACTGCAGGATCGGATAAACAATCATTCGAAAGCGGGAGGCGCGCAACCATCACACCCTGGAAGCGGCAGCAGTGAGGATCCGCTAGTGAATCGTTTCGAAGCAAACCCAAAACGGAAGAATCCTTTCTCGAG AAATGTGAATCCAGCTCCGAAACGACAGAAGGAAGCTCACACGAGCGAATTGGACGGAGGAGAAGAGACCATCTTCGATCTACTCAGCAAACCACAAACTCTAGTCGTGCCTAATCTTGAAGCACCACAAACGAAAGCAGCCGTTGACCATCGGTTCCTACCGGATCAGTACTGTCCCGTAGCTCAATCGCTTCCGGCGGAACTGGAAGAAGAACCACCGAAAACGAGCAAGCTCGCCCCAATCCATTGGAGCATCAAGAGCAAGATGCGCATCATATGTCGAACGCCAATCCCGGGCACAAATCTTAAAACGAACCAAGAAGCCAGCGGTCTAACGTCGTTCGTGCGCTGCATCGACACGAAGGAATCATCCACCGGGCTCGACATTTCACCCGGTGCCCGCTTCTATCAGGCCACCCTTTACTGGCAGCATCCGTATCTTCCCTGGTTTACACTGTTCCCGCGAAATGCACgcaacaaccacacacaaaccccaCTCGATGAGTCCGTCCGTAGCGTGCTAGCGAAAGAGTGGATCATTAGCTTTCGCAATCTGTTCCAGCTGGTCCGTGCCCGTCAGTGTCCGTATTTTTATCTATGTGCGAATTCGTTCACCGTTCTATTCCGTGCGGCCGGTATTGGTGGGCGAGTTGAAACGCATGCCCTGCTTACGCCAACGACAAGAGGCATGAGAGCAGCTCTAAAGCAggaagaaattgaatttacgATGCCACTAAAGAAAGGCGCCCAAACAGCGGGGGACAATTTAAATCGCTCGTCAGAATCGGGTATCGGAAACAGCAGCTTTTCCAACTCGTCTGAAGAACAGTCACAAGCGACATCGAACGAAGAGACGGCTGATCGGTCGTTGGAAGGGGATGCCGACGAGGACGATGACGATATGGATGGGGAGCAGTGGCTCGAGAGTCTTGGTGTGGATGCAGCGGAAATTCGGAAAATCAGTGACAATCAAAGCAAGAAACAGCGAAAGCATGAATGTGGTGCCGATTACAGCGATCAATCACTTGTCCTCATCGAAGGTCCCGAATGTCAGGCGTTCTTCAACTTTCTGCTAAACGCAAAAAGTACGATCGCTAAGGTTGGTCGACTAGCTGGCATACCACCGACCCTGCTTGCACCGGTATCCTTCGCTGGAGCAACACTTCGTACCCTTCAGACACGATCGAGCAAGATCCAGATGGATGGAGAGGAATACCACAGTACAGAGCTGCAAGGAGTCATTCTGCCCCACATCCTGCCGTACGTAACGGATCTGCTGTGCGAAAGCAAGGACAACTACAGCCTAACGTTAGCGACCGTCCCCAGCACAACGGCACTATGTGAAGCGTCCCAGAAGCTCATTACCGATTCAGACAAAGAAAACGACGCGTCCGCTATGGCTGGACCGGTCTTTGGCAAGGAGAATCTGTCCGACTGTGGACTCAACAAGCGCATCGTCGAAAATATGTGCCGTGCGACGAAGGATTCCGTGTTCGACACGGAACGTTTGCTGTAC